A single region of the Pseudomonas mandelii genome encodes:
- the ccoS gene encoding cbb3-type cytochrome oxidase assembly protein CcoS, which produces MPALYVMIPAALLIVAIAIYIFFWAVDSGQYDDLDGPAHSILFDDQDPNHQAAVDEASGHPAKPDDKAPPHA; this is translated from the coding sequence ATGCCAGCTCTCTACGTGATGATCCCGGCCGCGCTGCTGATCGTGGCCATCGCTATCTATATCTTCTTCTGGGCGGTCGACAGCGGTCAGTACGACGACCTCGACGGCCCGGCCCACAGCATTCTGTTCGACGACCAGGACCCGAACCACCAAGCCGCAGTCGACGAAGCCAGCGGCCATCCGGCCAAACCGGACGACAAGGCGCCTCCGCATGCTTGA
- the hemN gene encoding oxygen-independent coproporphyrinogen III oxidase, giving the protein MLDAIRWDTDLIRRYDLAGPRYTSYPTAVQFDGQVGTFDLFHALRDSRKAQRPLSLYVHVPFCANICYYCACNKVITKDRGRALPYLQRLEQEIQLIACHLDPAQKVEQLHFGGGTPTFLSHDELRQLMAQLRKHFNLLDDDSGDYGIEIDPREADWSTMGLLRELGFNRVSIGLQDLDPAVQRAVNRLQSLEETRAVIDAARTLQFRSINIDLIYGLPKQTPENFARTVDEVIALQPDRLSVFNYAHLPERFMPQRRINSNELPTPAQKLEMLQRTIEQLTAAGYRYIGMDHFALPDDELAIAQEESTLQRNFQGYTTHGHCDLIGLGVSAISQIGDLYCQNNSDLNQYQNTLATAQLATSRGLICNADDRVRRAVIQQLICTFNLEFAQIEQAFNIDFRGYFGDLWPQLQTMAEDGLISLDNERISVLPAGRLLVRSVCMVFDAYLQQHNHQRFSRVI; this is encoded by the coding sequence ATGCTCGACGCCATTCGTTGGGATACCGATCTGATCCGCCGTTACGACCTGGCGGGGCCGCGCTACACCTCTTACCCCACTGCCGTGCAATTCGACGGGCAGGTCGGCACGTTTGACCTGTTCCACGCCCTGCGCGACAGCCGTAAGGCCCAGCGCCCATTGTCGCTGTACGTGCACGTGCCGTTCTGCGCGAACATTTGTTACTACTGCGCGTGCAACAAAGTCATCACCAAGGACCGAGGCCGCGCCCTGCCCTATTTGCAGCGTCTTGAGCAGGAAATCCAGCTGATCGCCTGCCACCTCGACCCGGCGCAAAAAGTCGAACAACTGCACTTTGGCGGCGGCACCCCGACCTTTCTCAGCCACGACGAACTGCGCCAGTTGATGGCTCAGTTGCGCAAGCACTTCAACCTGCTGGACGACGATTCCGGCGACTACGGCATCGAGATCGACCCTCGCGAAGCCGACTGGTCGACCATGGGACTGCTGCGTGAACTGGGTTTCAACCGGGTCAGCATTGGCCTGCAAGACCTCGACCCGGCGGTGCAACGGGCGGTCAATCGCCTGCAAAGCCTGGAAGAAACCCGCGCCGTGATCGACGCCGCCCGGACCCTGCAATTCCGCTCAATCAACATCGACCTGATCTACGGCTTGCCGAAGCAGACCCCGGAAAACTTCGCGCGCACGGTCGACGAAGTCATTGCGCTGCAACCGGATCGGCTTTCGGTGTTCAACTACGCGCACCTGCCGGAACGCTTTATGCCGCAGCGGCGAATCAACAGCAACGAGTTGCCGACGCCGGCGCAGAAGCTGGAAATGCTGCAGCGCACCATCGAACAACTGACCGCTGCCGGCTACCGCTACATCGGCATGGACCACTTCGCCTTGCCCGACGATGAGCTGGCGATTGCCCAGGAAGAATCGACCCTGCAGCGTAACTTTCAGGGCTACACCACTCACGGTCATTGCGATCTGATCGGGCTGGGGGTCTCGGCCATCAGTCAGATCGGCGACCTCTACTGCCAGAACAACAGCGATTTGAACCAGTACCAGAACACCTTGGCCACCGCGCAACTGGCAACCAGCCGGGGCCTGATATGCAATGCTGATGACCGCGTGCGACGGGCGGTAATTCAGCAGTTGATCTGCACGTTCAATCTGGAGTTCGCGCAGATCGAACAGGCCTTCAACATCGATTTTCGCGGTTACTTCGGTGACCTGTGGCCTCAGCTACAGACCATGGCCGAGGACGGCTTGATCAGCCTCGATAATGAGCGGATCAGCGTACTGCCCGCCGGTCGCTTGCTGGTGCGCTCGGTGTGCATGGTGTTCGATGCCTATTTGCAACAGCACAATCACCAGCGATTTTCGCGAGTGATTTAG
- a CDS encoding sulfite exporter TauE/SafE family protein, which yields MLELAPLLVSAVILGLLGGGHCLGMCGGLMGALTLAIPKEQRSRRFRLLLAYNLGRILSYATAGLLIGLAGWAVANSPAAMFMRVIAGLLLIAMGLYLAGWWSGLTRIESLGRGLWRHIQPVANKLLPVSSLPRALLLGALWGWLPCGLVYSTLLWAASQGNALDSALLMLAFGLGTWPVLLATGLAAERVTALLRKRSVRMTGGLLVILFGIWTLPGPHQHWLMGH from the coding sequence ATGCTTGAGTTGGCGCCACTGCTGGTGTCTGCGGTGATTCTCGGCCTGCTCGGCGGTGGGCATTGCCTGGGCATGTGCGGCGGCTTGATGGGCGCGCTCACCCTGGCGATTCCCAAGGAACAGCGCAGCCGCCGTTTTCGCCTGCTGCTGGCTTACAACCTGGGGCGAATTCTCAGCTATGCAACGGCCGGTCTTTTGATCGGCCTGGCGGGTTGGGCAGTGGCCAACAGCCCGGCCGCCATGTTCATGCGCGTGATCGCCGGATTGTTGCTGATCGCCATGGGCCTGTACCTCGCCGGCTGGTGGAGCGGCCTGACCCGTATTGAGAGCCTTGGCCGCGGCCTGTGGCGGCATATCCAGCCGGTTGCCAACAAACTGCTGCCGGTGTCGAGCCTGCCCCGCGCCTTATTGCTGGGCGCGCTGTGGGGCTGGTTGCCGTGCGGGTTGGTTTACAGCACGTTGCTGTGGGCGGCGAGCCAGGGCAATGCGCTGGACAGTGCGCTGCTGATGCTCGCGTTCGGGCTCGGCACCTGGCCGGTGCTGCTGGCCACGGGGTTGGCGGCTGAGCGGGTCACGGCGTTGTTGCGCAAGCGCAGTGTGCGAATGACCGGTGGGTTGCTGGTGATCCTGTTTGGCATCTGGACTTTGCCGGGGCCGCATCAGCATTGGCTCATGGGGCATTAG
- a CDS encoding FixH family protein, whose amino-acid sequence MPAANAASPWYKHLWPWIIIAILACSVTLTLSMVTIAVNNPDNLVNDNYYEAGKGINRSLDRELLAQTLLLRASVHLDDVTGEVDLRLSGNSQPETLELNLISPTQPEKDRKITLARSETEQGRYIGQLSDKIEGRRFVELLGTQDDHIWRMFEEELVSHDKDLLLGDEPLQGAEDLKK is encoded by the coding sequence ATGCCCGCAGCAAACGCCGCAAGCCCTTGGTACAAGCATCTTTGGCCATGGATCATCATCGCCATCCTGGCTTGTTCCGTGACGTTGACCCTGTCCATGGTGACCATCGCGGTGAACAACCCGGACAACCTGGTCAACGATAACTACTACGAGGCCGGCAAAGGCATCAACCGCTCCCTTGATCGTGAGCTGCTGGCCCAGACCCTGTTGCTGCGGGCCAGCGTTCACCTGGATGACGTAACCGGCGAAGTCGACCTGCGCCTGAGCGGCAACAGCCAACCTGAAACCCTTGAGCTGAACCTGATCTCGCCGACCCAGCCGGAAAAGGATCGCAAGATCACCCTGGCCCGCAGTGAAACAGAGCAGGGTCGCTACATCGGTCAATTGAGCGACAAGATTGAAGGCCGTCGTTTTGTCGAATTGCTGGGCACTCAGGACGACCACATCTGGCGCATGTTCGAAGAAGAGCTGGTCAGCCATGATAAGGACCTGCTGCTCGGGGATGAGCCGCTGCAAGGCGCGGAAGACCTGAAGAAGTAA
- a CDS encoding heavy metal translocating P-type ATPase, producing the protein MTTPTPCYHCALPVPAGSRFTAAVLGETREFCCPGCQAVAEAIVAGGLESYYQHRSESSANPEALPVQLVDELALYDRADVQKPFVRHDGELAETTLLMEGISCAACGWLIEKHLRALPAVAEARLNLSNHRLHVRWADAQLPLSQVLSELRHIGYAAHPYQADRASEQLASENRLALRQLGVAGLLWFQAMMATMATWPEFNIDLSPELHTILRWVALFLTTPIVFYSCAPFFKGAMRDLRTRHLTMDVSVSLAIGSAYIAGIWTSITGVGELYFDAVGMFALFLLAGRYLERRARERTAAATAQLVNLLPASCLRLSADGQSERILLSELRVGDQVLVHPGAILPADGKILDGQSSIDESLLTGEYLPQPRTQGDAVTAGTLNVEGALTVQVLALGQDTRLSAIVRLLDRAQAEKPRLAEIADRAAQWFLLLSLIAAAAIGLLWWELDASRAFWIVLAMLVATCPCALSLATPTALTAATGTLHKLGLLLTRGHVLEGLNQIDTVIFDKTGTLTEGRLALRSIRPLGALDSDQCLSLAAALENRSEHPIARAFGRAPLAAEEVLSTPGLGLEGLVGTQRLRIGQPGFVCELSGAATPVMPDEAGQWLLLGDSQGPLAWFVLDDRLRADAPALLEACKARGWRTLLLSGDTSPMVASVAAELGIDEARGGLRPDDKLQVLQQLHKEGRKVLMLGDGVNDVPVLAAADISVAMGSATDLAKTSADAVLLSNRLDALVQAFSLARRTRRVIIENLLWAGLYNGLMLPFAALGWITPVWAAVGMSISSLTVVLNALRLTRLPSAPGVRPTPETRPLPA; encoded by the coding sequence ATGACCACGCCAACCCCCTGCTACCACTGCGCCCTGCCCGTCCCGGCCGGCAGCCGCTTCACCGCTGCGGTCCTCGGTGAAACCCGCGAGTTCTGCTGCCCGGGGTGCCAGGCCGTGGCTGAGGCGATCGTGGCCGGCGGGCTGGAAAGCTATTACCAGCACCGCAGCGAGTCATCGGCCAACCCCGAAGCCTTGCCGGTGCAGTTGGTGGATGAGTTGGCGCTCTACGACCGCGCCGATGTGCAGAAGCCTTTCGTGCGCCACGACGGCGAACTCGCCGAAACCACCCTGTTGATGGAAGGCATCAGCTGCGCCGCCTGCGGCTGGCTGATCGAAAAACACCTGCGCGCCTTGCCGGCGGTGGCAGAGGCGCGACTGAACCTGTCCAACCATCGTCTTCACGTGCGCTGGGCCGACGCGCAATTGCCATTGAGTCAGGTGCTCAGCGAACTGCGCCACATCGGCTACGCCGCGCACCCGTACCAAGCCGACCGCGCCAGCGAACAACTGGCCAGCGAAAACCGCCTGGCCTTGCGCCAACTGGGCGTCGCCGGGTTGCTGTGGTTCCAGGCGATGATGGCGACCATGGCCACTTGGCCGGAATTCAACATCGACTTGAGTCCCGAGCTGCACACCATCCTGCGCTGGGTCGCACTGTTCCTCACCACGCCGATCGTGTTCTACAGCTGTGCGCCGTTCTTCAAAGGGGCGATGCGCGATTTGCGCACCCGACATCTGACCATGGACGTGTCGGTGTCGCTCGCCATCGGCAGTGCCTACATCGCCGGAATCTGGACCTCGATCACCGGCGTCGGCGAGTTGTATTTCGATGCGGTGGGGATGTTCGCGCTGTTTCTGCTGGCCGGTCGATACCTGGAACGCCGCGCCCGGGAGCGCACCGCCGCCGCCACCGCACAGCTCGTCAACCTGTTGCCGGCCTCGTGCCTGCGCCTGAGTGCCGACGGCCAGAGCGAACGAATCCTGCTCAGCGAACTGCGTGTCGGCGATCAGGTGCTGGTGCATCCGGGCGCCATTCTGCCGGCCGACGGCAAGATCCTCGATGGCCAGTCGAGCATCGACGAATCGCTGCTGACCGGCGAATACCTGCCGCAACCGCGCACCCAGGGCGACGCGGTCACCGCCGGCACCCTGAACGTCGAAGGCGCGTTGACCGTGCAAGTGCTGGCGCTGGGTCAGGACACGCGGCTGTCGGCCATCGTCCGCCTGCTGGACCGCGCCCAGGCCGAAAAGCCGCGACTGGCGGAAATCGCTGACCGCGCTGCGCAATGGTTCCTGTTGCTGTCATTGATCGCAGCAGCGGCAATCGGCCTGTTGTGGTGGGAGCTGGATGCGTCGCGAGCCTTCTGGATTGTCCTGGCGATGCTGGTTGCGACGTGCCCGTGCGCCTTATCGCTGGCCACGCCCACCGCCCTCACGGCCGCCACCGGCACGTTGCACAAACTCGGTTTACTGCTGACCCGTGGCCATGTGCTGGAAGGCCTGAACCAGATAGACACGGTGATTTTCGACAAGACCGGCACGTTGACCGAGGGGCGATTGGCCTTGCGTTCGATCCGCCCGCTCGGCGCGCTCGACAGCGATCAATGCCTGAGTCTTGCCGCGGCCCTGGAAAACCGTTCCGAACACCCGATTGCCCGGGCATTTGGCCGAGCGCCGCTGGCGGCCGAAGAAGTCCTCAGCACGCCGGGGCTTGGCCTCGAGGGCCTGGTCGGCACGCAACGCCTGCGCATCGGCCAGCCGGGTTTTGTCTGCGAACTCAGTGGCGCGGCGACACCGGTCATGCCCGATGAAGCCGGGCAATGGCTGCTACTCGGCGACAGCCAGGGGCCGCTGGCGTGGTTTGTCCTCGATGACCGTTTGCGTGCCGACGCCCCGGCACTATTGGAAGCCTGCAAGGCCCGTGGCTGGCGCACCTTGCTGCTGTCGGGCGATACCTCACCGATGGTCGCCAGCGTGGCCGCCGAACTGGGCATCGACGAAGCCCGGGGCGGTTTGCGTCCGGATGACAAATTGCAGGTCCTGCAACAGTTGCACAAGGAAGGCCGCAAGGTGTTGATGCTCGGTGACGGCGTCAATGACGTGCCAGTGCTGGCCGCAGCCGACATCAGCGTGGCGATGGGTTCAGCCACCGACCTGGCGAAAACCAGCGCCGATGCGGTGTTGCTGTCCAACCGCCTCGATGCGCTGGTGCAGGCCTTCAGCCTCGCGCGGCGCACCCGTCGGGTAATCATCGAGAACCTGCTGTGGGCCGGGCTGTACAATGGCCTCATGTTGCCGTTCGCCGCCCTCGGCTGGATCACGCCGGTATGGGCCGCGGTCGGCATGTCCATCAGTTCGTTGACCGTGGTGCTGAACGCCCTGCGCCTGACTCGCCTGCCGAGCGCGCCTGGCGTCCGGCCCACGCCAGAAACCCGCCCGCTGCCGGCCTGA